Proteins found in one Acidobacteriota bacterium genomic segment:
- a CDS encoding DUF11 domain-containing protein, with protein MTRGPNPTSHRTKTSFRRLASVSALWLAAAAVPSLALVPPRDPATPLPSPVQDEIRDDRAGAFRPAHPLAGVVPANVAARRAAGPLTLTPLTGSFSYPVLLGKFADTAADPFPPGDLADELFLTGYNAGGAPGSLRDYFAEVSYGDYDIDGTVYGWQTVSLNEADYTGPAGCNGLCRGTTGSAAAFVQELIQLNDGSIDFSQFDNDGPDGVPNSGDDDGVVDLLVVVQPAVGGECGGTGIWSHLDSYSKTFGAPYATDDPASGGGNIAIEDYIVVPAYECDGTTRIKIGVFAHLFGLHLGWPPLWDRDGTSRGAGAWDVMARGLWGGDGATPERPVHPSAYTKALAGWIDPVVILGQHLGEFIPAVESNREAREFRRPSTCTHEEYFLMEARLRQGFDLNLPGEGLLIWHADDSREDAGEEARPRLHLLPADSRYGLNNGRDDGDDGDPWPGSVGRKTWRDDTDPSSRRWEDRPSGASMTDVSPPADPIQADLNQDTGPIPHVLDVSIDDSSTGAGDRDGVIDPYETVRLGIDLSNEGQATLTGVTATLSLNPPVPGVTIPNPSMSWPDLDPCGVGSVQTVDVDLDASVACGTSLNFQLDISANEGTYTLNFTKHVGTFFPQPEQRLTSSAADAGKPRATADDTGYAVVYHEPGASGDVVRLTRLDADGVPLGTTDISAGSGNSRNADVDWNGTEYGIVWEDDRDGTQEIYFARADASGTRVGPEVRLTASSGTSRAPRIVWNSTNQEWAIVFADDRLGDSDVYLDRLDASGNQIGSEILIAGGAGDQAAPDLAWSGARYGVVWHDGAGGEYTIQFRSLTYDGSVISPPVRLEQLPGDSVTPAITWHAGSQLFGVAYIDFADGKNRSSVKTTRTDENGSAPATPKTISSVPIRAEAVDIDSDGTSYFYTWVDHRDGRRTVRLSRADALQNVDADSLIVGQAPYGDAAAIGYGPGGGVIVWRAEDSSTHRFDVHARTTVGFYECGRDDDGDGILTQNDNCPDTPNIDQTDTDGDQWGDACDCAVNDPNINPGVPEVNCDGTDNDCSAATPDSPDADGDGWDICDPADPVNPDGKGVDCDDSRADVFPGAIEDCDGADNDCDGTVDPAVGDRYVDTTGSDAGNLCNDPAAPCASIGHAAEMACDGETVFVAEGHYVEDIVIEQPVRVDASGIGIYTTVSGTGTTDVVTILASDVTWDGLEVVDTPGVACFRIGDAAHPDLSHVVIQNSAARNCAVGVVIDSTTSPGVAVSVLQSTIENHTYDGSPDSGIGILLVGGNDHVDLRGNRVRNNDGVGIRIDPPAAGRINRLISVVGTRIHDNGLDPAASGFAGIEAHDVEDIRIEGNRIYNQLGPDAGTDGLAAIFADISGGNVYCNRFESNDQGVRLTGTTDGLRILHNKFTGNTGTALLVGPDAGTSNRVNEDEFQGNGTAVENQSSGTLDARHSWWGAADGPSGDGPGSGDPILGDIDTSNFIARSTPPVLVRWPTDSGWSDSVAACFKKIQTGVDNANPGDLVLIGDGIYKEHVNVTKAVDLEGIDGGLGCSPTEIDGRQSGGTHDPALTISGVSGVDVRNLTIRSASRGQACGSSSGNEIGLNLENVSGSTFSRLCLKENGVTELRLYGDSDDNTFDDLTIDGMIRRGDGSDECGHRSREGILVDGGPACEGGPGATADRNSFNNIEINYATRGVKIRLATDTQVTNSTISASPAPAWDGGAVARAVEIEMADRTQLIGNTLGAGEETDTVVIRGRDAASCVTEATDSTGTYLQDNVISKSAGSGVLLAHAAGDPGVPADTEIRCNDISNNGTGVLTEWVGPATGAQNRLHLNDITGNTTGVQNTASDTLPAERNWWGSADGPGGAGPGSGDTVSGAVSFGNWLQSSSADDADADNYTECEGDCDDTDPAFSPGVAETCDGIDNDCDGSIDEDLPLNSYYRDADGDTFGDPNDSVQDCSDTPPAGYVADNSDCNDADPNINPNAAEIICDNVDQNCNGMADEAPDGDSDGFDQCDPSDPYDGDGHAVDCNDSDPGINPGAAEISCDNVDQNCNGMGDESPDADADGYDACDPADPFDGDGLQGDCDDADSAVNPAAAEVCNDTKDNDCNGQADGADAACTGLAVANLRFQAGTKDTLAWDAAASATSYALYRGTIRRDRPKRYDHFCEATEISGTTAVDRDVPQPGEFFYYLATGLSVNAGTGAITPGPLGQASDGSWRPESDTVTCGPRVYVDPDAVGAGTGTSWADAYTSVAAALGHDKARDRGLEIWIKGTVTDNGVSLDRAARPAARLLGGFAGTETFSWERDPAATPTVWHGSGATVLLRGSHADLVLDGLTLENATQAVRATTDGDLVAFFDVDVNSVTGKALEVTADGPAGGSLVVEDSSFDGSVQSAVQGIAQAGALTGRIARNSFGGGGDAVVRLESRPSGSDASVDFEVLRNRIDGGLNGLVVGAHVTDEAVTAEASGLIASNLLSGASGDAVRVEAAGDFTSVTGAATVLAHPVLTENTISDAAGSGVVAAASRSDTTGSPAQHAVRAVPELWNNLITFHGGASIEESADDTANALEADPLVSGNDLFGSGSLYLDEGTTTLTSVADVNALPQATGNVDVDPRYRDRASGDYVLRSSSPVIDTALDGAPPVPALDLAGSPRFVDGDADGTAAADLGAYEAPAPSPNDADIEASKTDDADPVAVGSQLVYTVRAENRGLADATNVVATDTLPPEVTFVSTSGCAEDPNGVPTCTLGTIAAGSFAEYTITVTVNTDVPDGSVITNSVDIATDTPESDTLNNTATETTTVLGPALTATKGSSDVNGGSLRPGDEIEYTVTVSNGGGAPATGVSMSDPVPANTTLVAGSASASQGTVTEGDPLQWDVGTLAAGASATLTFRVTVDAATPDGTRIENQATFTYSEDPAASVLSDSTDPADDDGIEQGNDPNDPNDDDTTKDTVGVPALSATKASADLNGGRLEPGDEIEYTISIRNDGTSEATGVSMSDPIPANTTLVAGSASPSQGTVTEGDPLQWDVGTIPAGGGQATLTFRVTVDAGTPDGTTIENQATFTYAEDPAASVLTDSTDPADDDGIEQGNDPNDPNDDDTTKDTVTYVVLGATKGSADLNGG; from the coding sequence GTGACGCGTGGTCCGAATCCGACCTCCCACCGAACGAAGACTTCCTTCCGCCGCCTCGCATCCGTGTCCGCGTTGTGGCTCGCCGCGGCCGCGGTCCCATCGCTGGCGCTCGTCCCCCCACGCGACCCGGCGACGCCCCTTCCGTCCCCTGTCCAGGACGAGATTCGCGACGACCGCGCGGGCGCCTTCCGGCCGGCCCACCCTCTGGCGGGTGTCGTGCCGGCCAACGTCGCCGCCCGTCGGGCGGCGGGACCGCTCACGCTGACCCCGCTGACCGGCAGCTTCTCCTACCCCGTTCTCCTGGGGAAGTTCGCCGACACCGCCGCGGACCCCTTCCCGCCCGGCGATCTCGCGGACGAGCTGTTCCTCACCGGCTACAACGCCGGCGGGGCGCCGGGCTCGTTGAGGGACTACTTCGCCGAGGTCTCCTACGGCGACTACGACATCGACGGCACCGTCTACGGCTGGCAGACCGTATCGCTGAACGAGGCCGACTACACCGGTCCCGCAGGCTGCAACGGGCTGTGCCGGGGAACGACCGGTTCCGCTGCCGCGTTCGTGCAAGAGCTGATTCAGCTCAACGACGGGAGCATCGACTTCTCCCAGTTCGACAACGACGGCCCCGATGGCGTTCCCAATTCAGGGGACGACGACGGGGTGGTGGACCTTCTGGTCGTGGTGCAGCCGGCGGTCGGGGGTGAGTGCGGCGGCACCGGCATCTGGTCGCACCTCGACAGCTACTCGAAGACGTTCGGCGCGCCGTACGCGACAGACGACCCCGCGAGCGGGGGCGGCAACATCGCCATCGAGGACTACATCGTGGTGCCGGCGTACGAGTGCGACGGCACCACGAGGATCAAGATCGGCGTCTTCGCCCACCTGTTCGGCCTTCACCTCGGCTGGCCGCCGCTGTGGGACCGCGACGGCACCTCCCGCGGCGCGGGCGCGTGGGACGTGATGGCCCGGGGGCTGTGGGGCGGCGACGGGGCGACCCCGGAGCGCCCCGTGCATCCGAGTGCCTACACGAAGGCGCTCGCGGGGTGGATCGACCCCGTGGTGATCCTGGGGCAGCACCTGGGGGAGTTCATCCCGGCGGTGGAGTCCAACCGCGAGGCGCGCGAGTTCCGCCGGCCCTCCACGTGCACCCACGAGGAGTACTTCCTCATGGAGGCCCGGCTCCGCCAGGGCTTCGATCTCAATCTTCCCGGAGAGGGACTGCTGATCTGGCACGCGGACGACAGCCGGGAAGACGCCGGCGAGGAGGCGCGCCCCCGACTGCACCTCCTGCCGGCCGACAGCCGTTACGGTCTCAACAACGGACGGGACGACGGGGACGACGGGGATCCATGGCCCGGCTCGGTCGGGCGGAAGACGTGGCGGGACGACACCGATCCCTCGTCGCGGCGGTGGGAGGACAGGCCGAGCGGAGCCAGCATGACCGACGTGTCCCCTCCGGCCGATCCCATCCAGGCCGACCTCAATCAGGACACCGGTCCGATCCCCCACGTTCTCGATGTTTCCATCGACGACTCTTCCACGGGCGCCGGCGATCGCGACGGAGTGATCGACCCCTACGAGACCGTTCGGCTGGGCATCGATCTCTCGAACGAGGGCCAGGCCACGCTCACCGGCGTCACGGCCACCCTCTCGCTCAATCCCCCGGTGCCGGGGGTGACGATCCCGAACCCCTCGATGAGCTGGCCCGATCTCGACCCCTGCGGCGTCGGATCGGTGCAGACGGTCGACGTCGATCTCGACGCCAGCGTCGCCTGCGGCACGTCGCTGAACTTCCAGCTCGACATCTCGGCCAACGAGGGAACCTACACGCTCAACTTCACCAAGCACGTCGGGACTTTCTTTCCGCAGCCCGAGCAGAGGCTGACGTCCTCGGCCGCCGACGCCGGGAAGCCCCGCGCCACCGCGGACGACACCGGGTACGCCGTCGTCTACCACGAGCCCGGAGCTTCCGGAGACGTCGTGCGGTTGACGCGTCTCGACGCGGACGGGGTTCCCCTCGGAACGACCGACATCAGCGCCGGATCGGGGAACTCCCGCAACGCGGACGTCGACTGGAACGGCACCGAGTACGGCATCGTCTGGGAAGACGACCGCGACGGGACCCAGGAGATCTACTTCGCGCGGGCGGATGCTTCCGGTACGCGGGTCGGGCCCGAGGTCCGGCTGACCGCCAGCTCCGGGACGTCACGCGCACCGCGCATCGTCTGGAACTCGACGAACCAGGAATGGGCGATCGTGTTCGCCGACGACCGGCTCGGCGATTCCGACGTCTACCTCGACCGCCTCGACGCGTCCGGCAACCAGATCGGAAGCGAGATCCTGATCGCCGGCGGCGCCGGCGACCAGGCCGCCCCCGACCTCGCCTGGTCGGGCGCCCGGTACGGGGTGGTCTGGCACGACGGGGCCGGAGGCGAGTACACGATTCAGTTCCGCTCGCTCACATACGACGGCTCGGTGATCTCGCCGCCCGTGCGGCTCGAGCAGCTCCCCGGCGACTCCGTCACGCCGGCGATCACCTGGCATGCCGGCTCCCAGCTGTTCGGCGTCGCGTACATCGACTTCGCCGACGGCAAGAACCGCTCCTCGGTGAAAACGACCCGGACCGACGAGAACGGGAGCGCCCCCGCGACACCGAAGACGATCTCCAGCGTCCCGATCCGGGCCGAGGCGGTCGACATCGACAGCGACGGCACGTCGTACTTCTACACCTGGGTCGATCACCGCGACGGCCGGCGCACGGTCCGCCTCTCCCGCGCCGACGCACTTCAGAACGTCGACGCCGACAGCCTGATCGTCGGCCAGGCTCCGTACGGCGATGCGGCGGCGATCGGCTACGGGCCCGGGGGAGGCGTCATCGTCTGGCGCGCCGAGGATTCGTCGACGCACCGCTTCGACGTCCACGCACGGACGACCGTCGGCTTCTACGAGTGCGGGCGGGACGACGACGGTGACGGCATCCTCACGCAGAACGACAACTGTCCCGACACGCCCAACATCGATCAGACGGACACCGACGGGGACCAGTGGGGAGATGCCTGCGACTGTGCCGTCAACGACCCGAACATCAACCCGGGCGTGCCGGAGGTGAACTGCGACGGCACCGACAACGACTGCTCCGCGGCGACGCCCGACTCGCCGGACGCCGACGGCGACGGATGGGACATCTGCGACCCGGCCGATCCGGTGAATCCCGACGGCAAGGGGGTCGACTGCGACGATTCCCGTGCGGACGTCTTCCCGGGGGCGATCGAGGACTGTGACGGCGCCGACAACGACTGCGACGGAACCGTCGATCCGGCGGTCGGAGACCGCTACGTGGACACCACCGGGTCCGACGCAGGAAACCTCTGCAACGATCCGGCGGCGCCCTGCGCGAGCATCGGCCACGCCGCGGAAATGGCCTGCGACGGCGAGACGGTCTTCGTCGCCGAAGGCCACTACGTCGAAGACATCGTGATCGAGCAGCCCGTTCGCGTCGACGCGTCGGGCATCGGGATCTACACCACCGTCAGCGGCACCGGCACGACCGACGTCGTGACGATCCTCGCCTCCGATGTCACCTGGGACGGCCTCGAGGTGGTCGATACGCCCGGCGTCGCCTGCTTCCGGATCGGCGATGCCGCGCACCCGGACCTGAGCCATGTCGTCATCCAGAACTCCGCCGCCCGCAACTGTGCGGTGGGTGTCGTGATCGACAGCACCACCTCTCCCGGCGTGGCCGTCTCCGTCCTCCAGTCGACGATCGAGAACCACACCTACGACGGATCGCCCGACAGCGGCATCGGGATCCTTCTCGTCGGCGGCAACGACCACGTCGACCTGCGCGGGAACCGGGTGCGGAACAACGACGGGGTCGGAATCCGGATCGATCCGCCGGCGGCCGGAAGGATCAATCGGCTGATTTCGGTGGTCGGAACCCGGATCCACGACAACGGGCTCGACCCTGCCGCGAGCGGCTTCGCGGGGATCGAAGCCCACGACGTGGAAGACATCAGGATCGAGGGCAACCGGATCTACAACCAGCTCGGACCGGACGCGGGTACGGACGGTCTGGCGGCGATCTTTGCCGATATCTCGGGCGGCAATGTCTACTGCAACCGCTTCGAGTCCAACGACCAGGGCGTGCGCCTGACCGGGACGACCGACGGGCTGAGGATCCTCCACAACAAGTTCACCGGAAACACCGGAACGGCCCTTCTCGTCGGTCCCGACGCCGGCACATCGAACCGGGTGAACGAGGACGAGTTCCAGGGGAACGGCACCGCGGTCGAGAACCAGTCCTCCGGAACGCTCGACGCCCGTCACAGCTGGTGGGGAGCTGCGGACGGACCTTCCGGCGACGGGCCGGGTTCCGGGGATCCGATCCTCGGCGACATCGACACGAGCAACTTCATCGCCCGCTCCACGCCCCCGGTGCTCGTCCGCTGGCCGACCGACTCCGGCTGGTCCGACAGCGTCGCCGCATGCTTCAAGAAGATCCAGACGGGAGTGGACAACGCCAACCCCGGCGATCTCGTCCTCATCGGCGATGGAATCTACAAGGAACACGTCAACGTCACCAAGGCCGTCGACCTGGAGGGCATCGACGGCGGCCTCGGCTGTTCGCCCACCGAGATCGACGGGAGGCAGTCCGGGGGAACACACGACCCGGCCCTGACGATCTCCGGGGTCTCGGGCGTGGACGTCCGAAACCTCACCATCCGCTCGGCCAGCCGCGGCCAGGCCTGCGGCTCGAGCTCCGGGAACGAGATCGGGCTGAATCTCGAGAACGTCAGCGGGTCGACGTTCTCCCGGCTGTGCCTCAAGGAGAACGGCGTCACGGAGCTTCGCCTCTACGGCGATTCGGACGACAACACGTTCGACGATCTGACGATCGACGGCATGATCCGGCGCGGCGACGGCAGCGACGAGTGCGGGCACCGATCCCGCGAGGGGATCCTCGTCGACGGCGGTCCTGCCTGCGAGGGCGGGCCCGGCGCGACCGCCGACCGGAACAGCTTCAACAACATCGAGATCAACTACGCCACGCGGGGAGTGAAGATCCGCCTGGCTACGGACACCCAGGTCACCAACAGCACGATCAGCGCCTCTCCGGCTCCCGCCTGGGACGGCGGTGCCGTCGCCCGGGCCGTCGAGATCGAAATGGCCGATCGCACGCAGTTGATCGGGAACACGCTCGGCGCCGGCGAGGAAACCGATACCGTGGTGATCCGCGGCCGGGATGCCGCCTCCTGCGTCACGGAGGCCACCGACAGCACGGGGACCTACCTGCAGGACAACGTCATCTCCAAGTCGGCCGGATCGGGCGTGCTGCTCGCTCACGCCGCGGGAGACCCCGGCGTGCCGGCCGACACGGAGATTCGCTGCAACGACATCTCGAACAACGGCACGGGCGTGCTCACGGAATGGGTCGGCCCGGCGACGGGCGCCCAGAACCGGCTTCACCTGAACGACATCACCGGGAACACGACGGGTGTCCAGAACACCGCTTCGGACACGCTGCCCGCCGAGAGGAACTGGTGGGGCAGCGCCGACGGGCCGGGAGGGGCCGGCCCCGGCTCCGGAGACACCGTGTCGGGCGCGGTCAGCTTCGGCAACTGGCTGCAGTCCTCCTCGGCGGATGACGCCGACGCGGACAACTACACCGAGTGCGAAGGCGACTGCGACGACACCGATCCGGCGTTCAGCCCCGGGGTCGCGGAAACCTGCGACGGCATCGACAACGACTGCGACGGATCGATCGACGAGGATCTACCGCTCAACAGCTACTACCGGGATGCGGATGGGGACACTTTCGGCGATCCGAACGACTCCGTCCAGGACTGCTCCGACACTCCGCCGGCGGGCTACGTCGCCGACAACTCCGACTGCAACGACGCCGACCCGAACATCAATCCGAACGCGGCGGAGATCATCTGCGACAACGTCGATCAGAACTGCAACGGCATGGCCGACGAGGCTCCGGACGGCGACTCCGACGGCTTCGACCAGTGCGATCCGTCGGACCCCTACGACGGCGACGGGCACGCGGTCGATTGCAACGACTCCGACCCCGGGATCAACCCCGGAGCCGCCGAGATTTCCTGCGACAACGTCGATCAGAACTGCAACGGGATGGGCGACGAGTCGCCGGACGCTGACGCCGATGGATACGACGCGTGCGATCCGGCCGACCCCTTCGACGGGGACGGTCTCCAGGGCGACTGCGACGATGCCGACTCCGCGGTGAACCCGGCCGCCGCGGAGGTCTGCAACGACACCAAGGACAACGACTGCAACGGCCAGGCGGACGGCGCCGACGCGGCCTGCACGGGACTGGCGGTGGCGAACCTGCGCTTCCAGGCGGGGACGAAGGACACGCTGGCCTGGGACGCCGCCGCCAGCGCGACCTCCTACGCGCTCTACCGGGGGACCATCCGCCGCGACCGGCCGAAGCGCTACGATCACTTCTGCGAGGCGACGGAGATCTCCGGGACCACCGCGGTCGACCGCGATGTGCCGCAGCCGGGCGAGTTCTTCTACTACCTCGCCACCGGGTTGAGCGTGAACGCCGGGACGGGGGCGATCACGCCGGGGCCGCTGGGCCAGGCGTCCGACGGCTCGTGGCGGCCGGAGTCGGACACGGTGACCTGCGGGCCGCGGGTCTACGTCGATCCGGACGCCGTCGGCGCCGGCACCGGGACCTCCTGGGCGGATGCGTACACCTCCGTCGCCGCGGCCCTCGGCCACGACAAGGCCCGGGATCGCGGTCTCGAGATCTGGATCAAGGGCACGGTGACCGACAACGGCGTGTCGCTCGACCGCGCCGCGCGGCCCGCCGCCCGCCTGCTCGGCGGCTTCGCCGGCACCGAGACCTTCTCCTGGGAACGCGATCCGGCGGCGACACCGACCGTATGGCACGGATCGGGGGCGACCGTCCTCCTGCGGGGTTCGCACGCCGATCTCGTTCTGGACGGGTTGACGCTCGAAAACGCGACGCAGGCGGTGCGGGCCACCACCGACGGCGATCTCGTCGCGTTCTTCGACGTCGACGTCAACAGCGTGACCGGAAAGGCCCTGGAAGTGACGGCCGATGGGCCCGCCGGCGGGTCGCTGGTGGTCGAGGACTCGAGCTTCGACGGGAGCGTGCAGAGTGCGGTCCAGGGCATCGCCCAGGCCGGCGCCCTGACCGGGCGGATCGCCCGGAACTCCTTCGGCGGCGGCGGCGACGCCGTCGTCAGGCTCGAAAGCCGCCCATCCGGGAGCGACGCCTCCGTCGATTTCGAGGTCCTGAGGAATCGCATCGACGGCGGCTTGAACGGCCTGGTGGTGGGTGCCCACGTGACCGACGAAGCGGTGACGGCGGAGGCCTCCGGTCTGATCGCCAGCAACCTCCTGTCGGGCGCCTCCGGAGACGCCGTCCGCGTGGAGGCGGCGGGAGACTTCACCAGCGTGACGGGCGCGGCGACCGTGCTGGCGCATCCCGTGCTCACGGAGAACACCATCTCCGACGCCGCCGGGTCCGGGGTGGTCGCCGCGGCCTCGCGCTCCGACACGACCGGGTCCCCCGCACAACACGCCGTCCGTGCGGTGCCGGAGCTCTGGAACAACCTGATCACGTTCCATGGAGGTGCAAGCATCGAGGAGTCGGCCGACGACACGGCGAATGCGCTCGAGGCCGACCCCTTGGTGTCCGGCAACGACCTGTTCGGAAGCGGGTCTTTGTACCTCGACGAGGGAACGACCACCCTGACCTCGGTCGCCGACGTCAACGCCCTGCCGCAGGCGACGGGGAACGTCGACGTCGACCCGCGTTACCGTGACCGCGCCAGCGGCGACTACGTCCTCCGCTCCAGCTCGCCGGTGATCGATACCGCTCTGGACGGAGCACCTCCCGTGCCCGCGCTCGATCTCGCCGGCAGTCCGCGGTTCGTGGACGGGGACGCCGACGGCACGGCGGCCGCGGATCTCGGCGCCTACGAGGCGCCGGCGCCGAGCCCGAACGACGCCGACATCGAAGCGAGCAAGACCGACGACGCCGACCCCGTGGCCGTCGGCAGCCAGCTCGTCTACACGGTGAGGGCGGAGAACAGGGGCCTCGCCGACGCGACGAATGTCGTCGCCACCGACACGCTTCCGCCGGAGGTGACCTTCGTCTCGACATCCGGCTGTGCGGAAGACCCGAACGGGGTGCCCACGTGCACGCTCGGAACGATCGCGGCCGGCTCGTTCGCCGAGTACACGATCACGGTGACCGTCAACACCGACGTACCGGACGGTTCCGTGATCACCAACAGCGTCGACATCGCGACCGATACGCCGGAGTCGGATACCCTCAACAACACCGCGACCGAAACGACCACCGTCCTCGGACCCGCGCTGACGGCGACAAAGGGCTCGTCCGATGTCAACGGAGGGTCGCTCCGCCCCGGCGACGAGATCGAGTACACGGTGACGGTCTCCAACGGCGGCGGAGCGCCGGCGACCGGCGTGTCGATGTCGGATCCGGTTCCCGCCAACACGACGCTCGTGGCGGGTTCGGCCTCGGCGTCCCAGGGAACCGTTACCGAAGGCGATCCCCTGCAATGGGACGTCGGCACCCTCGCCGCCGGGGCTTCGGCCACGCTCACCTTCCGGGTCACCGTCGACGCCGCCACGCCCGACGGCACCCGGATCGAGAACCAGGCGACCTTCACCTACAGCGAAGATCCCGCCGCGTCCGTCCTGAGCGACTCGACCGACCCCGCCGACGACGACGGCATCGAGCAGGGCAACGACCCGAACGATCCCAACGACGACGACACCACCAAGGACACCGTCGGCGTCCCGGCACTGTCGGCCACGAAGGCCTCGGCGGACCTGAACGGCGGACGGCTCGAACCGGGGGACGAGATCGAGTACACGATCAGTATCCGCAACGACGGGACCTCGGAAGCCACCGGAGTCTCGATGTCCGACCCGATCCCGGCGAACACCACCCTCGTCGCCGGCTCGGCGAG
- a CDS encoding 1-acyl-sn-glycerol-3-phosphate acyltransferase, whose amino-acid sequence MFATVRLPGAMRVFASRRPGTRRALAGQAIRRGRGRPRDLPDAGGQGAAAFRGGAGRAIMPRPAGRPAGEFAAMWLYRTLQLARPLRHLWPIGGAGPVPLPREGGALLASTHASFLDPFFIGAVAPRPIRFLMTESWYRRSRLSRILFDGCGVIATATLTPAATIAAVVRSLAAGDLVCVFPEGLISDDGRIRRFRHGIGWMAAVSGVPVYPCALDGNHRSLPRDRRWPRFVPVEVRWGRPLRFPGGPRPRPDPREVHRFVERLADEICRLAGRPEDLASARPKREVADLGPAIEDALREVPGRSATARELPASRTERE is encoded by the coding sequence ATGTTCGCAACGGTGCGTCTCCCCGGGGCGATGAGGGTTTTCGCTTCCCGCCGTCCAGGTACCCGGAGAGCGCTCGCCGGGCAAGCGATTCGTCGGGGACGCGGCCGGCCGCGTGATCTGCCGGACGCTGGCGGACAAGGCGCGGCCGCGTTCCGGGGGGGCGCGGGCCGTGCGATCATGCCCCGTCCGGCGGGGCGCCCCGCTGGCGAGTTCGCGGCGATGTGGCTCTACCGGACCCTCCAACTCGCCCGTCCACTCCGGCACCTGTGGCCGATCGGCGGCGCGGGGCCCGTTCCCCTTCCCCGCGAGGGCGGCGCGCTTCTGGCCTCGACGCACGCCTCGTTTCTCGATCCGTTCTTCATCGGCGCGGTGGCTCCGCGTCCGATCCGCTTCCTCATGACGGAGAGCTGGTACCGCCGCTCCCGCCTGAGCCGGATCCTGTTCGACGGGTGCGGGGTGATCGCCACGGCCACCTTGACGCCGGCGGCCACCATCGCCGCGGTGGTGCGCTCGCTCGCCGCGGGAGATCTGGTCTGCGTCTTTCCGGAGGGACTGATCAGCGACGACGGCCGGATCCGGCGGTTTCGCCACGGGATCGGCTGGATGGCCGCGGTGAGCGGCGTCCCGGTCTACCCGTGCGCGCTCGACGGCAACCACCGTTCGCTGCCGCGCGACCGGCGGTGGCCCCGCTTCGTCCCGGTGGAGGTCCGGTGGGGCCGGCCGCTTCGCTTTCCCGGGGGGCCCCGGCCGCGGCCCGATCCCCGCGAGGTGCACCGGTTCGTCGAACGGTTGGCGGACGAGATCTGCCGGCTGGCGGGCCGCCCGGAGGATCTCGCGTCGGCCAGGCCGAAGAGGGAGGTCGCCGATCTCGGGCCGGCGATCGAGGACGCCCTCCGCGAAGTTCCGGGACGTTCCGCGACGGCCCGGGAGCTTCCGGCTAGCCGGACGGAACGCGAGTAG
- a CDS encoding carboxylesterase codes for MEGSRRPPAIEIGPERAEAAVIWLHGLGADGHDFVPIVPELRLPASPAVRFIFPHADLRPVTINMGLIMRAWYDIRDLSLDDRGHDPKGIAESAARIRELIDRERARGIAPERIVLAGFSQGGAMALHTGLRYPERLAGIVGLSCYLLFPDRLAEEASQANRGLPVFLGHGTMDPMVPLAAGEQAAARLREAGYAVTFHTYPVPHAVHPQEIADVGAWLSVRLRSGEGGRGASEKENGGSDGI; via the coding sequence ATGGAAGGCTCTCGCCGCCCCCCGGCGATCGAAATCGGCCCCGAGCGCGCCGAGGCCGCCGTCATCTGGCTCCACGGGTTGGGCGCCGACGGCCACGACTTCGTTCCGATCGTTCCGGAGCTGCGGCTACCCGCTTCGCCGGCCGTTCGTTTCATCTTTCCGCACGCCGACCTGCGGCCCGTGACGATCAACATGGGCTTGATCATGCGCGCCTGGTACGACATTCGGGACCTCAGCCTCGACGACCGGGGACACGACCCCAAGGGCATCGCCGAGTCGGCCGCTCGGATCCGAGAGCTGATCGATCGCGAGCGCGCGCGGGGCATCGCCCCGGAGCGGATCGTCCTCGCCGGCTTTTCCCAGGGCGGGGCGATGGCGCTTCACACCGGCCTGCGCTACCCGGAGCGGCTGGCGGGAATCGTCGGGCTGTCGTGCTACCTGCTCTTCCCCGATCGGCTGGCCGAGGAGGCATCGCAGGCCAACCGCGGCCTGCCCGTTTTTCTCGGACACGGGACGATGGACCCGATGGTGCCCCTCGCCGCGGGCGAGCAGGCCGCCGCGCGGCTGCGGGAGGCGGGGTACGCCGTCACCTTCCACACCTATCCGGTTCCTCACGCCGTCCACCCCCAGGAGATCGCCGACGTCGGTGCCTGGTTGAGCGTGCGGCTCCGGTCCGGGGAGGGAGGACGCGGGGCCAGCGAAAAGGAGAATGGCGGGAGCGACGGGATTTGA